A DNA window from Candidatus Sulfidibacterium hydrothermale contains the following coding sequences:
- a CDS encoding IS4 family transposase, with protein MKNTNVSSKDSHLVSVLKEHFEGRLNLARIKFISLFIIALTKVRTVHFESLARGFDTQAEESSSLRRIQRFISSYSLDSDLIAKLIFSLLPHKERLTLSIDRTNWKFGKTDINIFMLGIVYQGVAFPLLFSMLKKRGNSNSQERINLIERYINLFGKGTIECIVADREFVGEKWLKYLNNNNLHYYIRIRNNFKVFVPRKNKTIKAFWLFNAFRINEFVYYPNIVEVNGQLCYLSGSKLHNGEYLILVSFTKPEKADDYYKQRWQIEMTFKAMKSSGFDIEKTHLSDIKRIEKLVLLIMVAFVWVYKVGIHIHQNIKPIKIKKHGRKAKTIFKTGLDFITKCFLNDSYTPEFNIFQFLSCT; from the coding sequence ATGAAGAATACCAATGTCAGCAGTAAAGATAGTCATTTAGTTTCAGTTTTAAAGGAACATTTTGAAGGCAGGCTGAATTTAGCCCGGATAAAATTCATATCATTATTCATTATTGCTTTAACAAAAGTAAGGACTGTTCATTTTGAGAGCCTGGCAAGGGGATTTGATACTCAGGCAGAAGAAAGTTCTTCCTTGCGCCGTATCCAACGATTTATCTCATCCTATTCTCTTGATTCTGATTTAATCGCAAAATTAATTTTCAGTTTATTGCCCCACAAAGAACGATTAACACTTTCTATTGACAGAACCAATTGGAAGTTTGGCAAAACAGACATAAACATCTTTATGCTTGGCATAGTGTATCAGGGAGTAGCCTTTCCATTATTGTTCAGTATGTTAAAAAAACGGGGTAATTCCAATTCGCAGGAAAGGATAAACCTGATTGAACGATACATCAACCTTTTTGGAAAAGGTACGATAGAATGTATTGTTGCAGACCGGGAATTTGTTGGTGAAAAATGGCTTAAGTATCTTAACAATAATAACCTGCACTATTATATTCGTATCAGAAATAATTTTAAAGTTTTTGTTCCCAGAAAGAATAAAACCATTAAGGCATTTTGGTTATTCAATGCATTCAGGATAAATGAGTTTGTATATTACCCCAACATTGTAGAAGTAAACGGACAGTTGTGCTATTTGTCCGGAAGCAAATTACATAACGGAGAATATCTAATTCTGGTATCATTTACCAAACCGGAAAAGGCTGATGATTACTATAAACAACGATGGCAAATAGAAATGACCTTTAAAGCCATGAAATCAAGCGGTTTCGATATTGAAAAAACACACCTTTCAGATATCAAAAGAATTGAAAAACTCGTCTTGTTGATTATGGTTGCTTTTGTCTGGGTTTACAAAGTGGGTATTCATATCCATCAAAATATCAAACCGATTAAAATTAAAAAACACGGTAGAAAAGCAAAAACAATCTTTAAAACAGGTCTCGACTTTATTACAAAATGCTTTCTTAATGATAGTTATACTCCTGAGTTCAATATCTTCCAATTTTTGTCATGTACTTAG
- a CDS encoding helix-turn-helix domain-containing protein, which yields MEKTLTFEQLPKAVTELTKEVSELKQLLLNKSMEQPANLPEQLLTIQEAAELMKLSVPTMYSKVSKGELPVMKRSKRLYFSRTELIEYLKIGRKKTNSEIESEAEMYLRNQKKA from the coding sequence ATGGAAAAAACTTTAACATTCGAACAATTACCCAAAGCGGTTACAGAACTCACAAAAGAAGTTAGTGAGTTAAAACAGTTATTGCTTAATAAAAGCATGGAACAGCCTGCTAATTTACCCGAGCAACTTCTTACAATACAAGAAGCCGCCGAACTTATGAAGCTGTCGGTGCCGACTATGTATAGTAAGGTATCAAAAGGAGAATTACCCGTTATGAAACGAAGCAAACGTCTATATTTTTCCCGGACTGAATTAATAGAATACCTGAAAATCGGACGCAAAAAAACAAACAGTGAAATCGAGTCAGAAGCAGAAATGTATTTGAGAAACCAAAAAAAAGCATAA
- a CDS encoding YfjI family protein, producing the protein MNTPSTFDIKSLNNPATFINHVNQLQEKLTNSFPVEIFPKPVQDIITETNNSLEFPVDFIAASMLFAASVAIGNTHKVEIKKGFQENAVLYLAIVARAGTNKSHPLSFAIQPIVEHDKTTYRQYEQQKQEYESIMKLSPKERKAEGITEDPVQPVWQKMLLSDFTPEALAEVHKFNRRGIGVYVDELAGWFKNFNRYSKGSEMEFWLSAWNSKPINIDRKSNGPVFIPSPFVSVAGTIQNGVLKELAKENRTQNGFIDRILFAFPDNIRKPYWSDTEINPDIIHNWQTILTNLLSIPLILDNTHNPEPETLRFRPEAKKLLFDWQKENADRYNETEDETISGIYSKLEMYVARFALILELLQWACGESNREAVGLKAVSGAIKLVDYFKRSAIKVYSIISNSDLLEKYPNDKKELFRALPQKFTTEEGVRIALERNVPERSFKRFLKQKELFQNVSRGVYEKFS; encoded by the coding sequence ATGAATACACCCTCTACATTTGACATCAAGAGTCTCAACAATCCGGCAACTTTCATTAACCATGTAAATCAATTACAAGAAAAGCTAACCAACTCTTTTCCGGTTGAAATATTCCCAAAACCTGTTCAGGATATCATTACGGAAACCAACAACAGTTTGGAATTTCCGGTAGACTTCATTGCTGCTTCCATGCTTTTTGCCGCATCGGTGGCCATAGGGAATACACATAAAGTGGAAATCAAAAAAGGTTTTCAGGAAAATGCCGTCCTGTATCTTGCCATTGTTGCCCGCGCCGGCACGAATAAGAGTCATCCGCTGAGTTTTGCCATTCAGCCCATCGTGGAACATGACAAAACCACCTACCGGCAATACGAACAACAGAAGCAGGAATACGAGAGCATCATGAAGCTTTCTCCAAAGGAGAGAAAAGCCGAGGGCATAACGGAAGACCCTGTACAGCCGGTTTGGCAAAAAATGCTGTTGTCCGACTTCACTCCCGAGGCTTTGGCAGAAGTGCATAAATTCAACAGAAGGGGTATCGGCGTTTATGTTGATGAGCTGGCCGGTTGGTTTAAAAACTTTAACCGGTACAGCAAAGGAAGCGAAATGGAGTTCTGGCTTAGCGCCTGGAACAGTAAGCCCATTAATATCGACCGGAAATCGAACGGCCCTGTTTTTATTCCTTCTCCTTTTGTTTCTGTGGCCGGAACAATCCAAAACGGGGTTCTGAAAGAACTGGCCAAAGAAAACCGGACACAAAACGGTTTTATCGACAGGATCCTTTTTGCTTTCCCGGATAATATCCGCAAACCTTACTGGAGTGACACGGAAATCAATCCCGATATAATCCACAACTGGCAAACCATTCTCACAAACCTGTTGTCCATCCCCTTAATTTTAGATAATACGCATAACCCGGAACCGGAAACCTTAAGGTTCCGGCCGGAAGCAAAAAAACTGCTCTTCGACTGGCAGAAAGAGAACGCTGACCGCTATAACGAAACCGAAGATGAAACCATTAGCGGTATTTACAGTAAGCTGGAAATGTATGTGGCCCGTTTTGCCCTGATTCTTGAATTACTCCAATGGGCCTGTGGCGAGAGTAACAGAGAAGCGGTTGGTCTGAAAGCGGTATCCGGGGCCATAAAATTGGTGGACTATTTTAAACGGTCGGCCATAAAGGTGTATTCCATTATTTCTAACAGTGACCTGCTGGAAAAGTACCCCAACGACAAAAAGGAACTGTTCCGTGCTTTGCCTCAAAAGTTCACTACGGAAGAAGGTGTCCGGATAGCCCTTGAGCGGAACGTTCCGGAACGTTCTTTTAAGCGGTTCCTGAAACAAAAAGAACTATTCCAAAATGTCAGCCGGGGAGTTTACGAGAAGTTTTCATAG
- a CDS encoding DUF6965 family protein codes for MHHSNPYTKPLPKLELDKNRRRVKYCPCGKSNKDGKFVPFKGYDDKGYCHSCGKTFLPELPAYSFQKDFAWANQPETQKRPSRPVSYISVETLEKTLTDYYRNNFVLFLVNLFGVDLADELVNRYHIGTSGLWPGANIFWQIDYEGKIRTGKIMLYNARTGKRVKKPFSHISWTHLSADTGGKAGFLLQQCFFGEHLLKDCTQPVAIVESEKTAVIASAYLPQFVWLATGSITNLKAEKCRVLAGRHVVLFPDLNAFDKWSQIAAELEQLLPHSRFNVSGLLNEMASEKDKEQGLDLADYLVRFRWQDFQAVHDDSSRKKYPAAGELVEVVKVEKKERETTEQTALPVFQPENSISPQLLAEHQRDIEELETFFNARTLPSGRLKLNKWTTITDMPLFVDSHLATMRTYCGRKLFKPYQIRLTALRERLEQMHRL; via the coding sequence ATGCATCATAGCAATCCATATACTAAACCTTTACCCAAACTGGAGCTGGACAAGAACCGGCGAAGGGTAAAATATTGCCCTTGTGGGAAAAGCAACAAGGATGGAAAATTTGTGCCGTTTAAGGGATATGATGACAAAGGGTATTGCCACAGCTGTGGAAAAACCTTTTTGCCCGAGCTGCCTGCGTACAGTTTTCAAAAAGACTTTGCCTGGGCAAACCAGCCGGAAACCCAAAAAAGGCCTTCCCGGCCGGTGTCGTACATTTCCGTTGAGACACTGGAAAAAACCCTGACGGATTATTACAGAAATAACTTTGTGTTGTTCCTGGTGAATCTTTTTGGCGTTGACCTTGCCGATGAGTTGGTCAACCGGTATCACATTGGGACTTCCGGTCTTTGGCCGGGTGCCAATATCTTTTGGCAAATAGACTATGAAGGGAAAATCAGAACGGGAAAAATAATGCTTTACAATGCCCGTACGGGAAAAAGGGTGAAAAAGCCTTTTAGCCATATCTCATGGACGCACCTTTCTGCGGATACCGGCGGTAAAGCCGGGTTTCTCCTGCAACAGTGTTTTTTTGGCGAGCATCTTTTAAAAGACTGTACACAACCGGTGGCTATTGTAGAAAGCGAAAAGACGGCCGTTATTGCCAGTGCTTATCTTCCACAGTTTGTTTGGCTGGCTACGGGAAGTATCACCAACCTGAAAGCGGAAAAATGCCGGGTTCTTGCCGGAAGACATGTTGTATTGTTTCCTGACCTCAATGCTTTTGACAAATGGAGCCAAATCGCTGCCGAACTGGAACAGCTCCTGCCCCATTCCCGGTTTAATGTCTCCGGATTACTTAACGAAATGGCATCGGAGAAGGATAAAGAACAAGGGCTTGATCTGGCGGATTATCTTGTTCGTTTCCGCTGGCAGGATTTTCAAGCGGTTCATGATGACAGCAGTAGAAAGAAATATCCTGCTGCCGGAGAATTGGTGGAAGTTGTAAAAGTTGAGAAAAAAGAGCGGGAAACCACTGAACAGACTGCTTTACCTGTTTTTCAGCCGGAAAACAGTATTTCACCGCAATTGCTGGCAGAACACCAAAGGGATATTGAAGAACTGGAAACTTTTTTTAACGCAAGGACGCTCCCTTCCGGACGGCTTAAGCTTAACAAGTGGACTACGATTACAGATATGCCGTTGTTCGTGGACAGCCATTTGGCTACCATGAGAACTTACTGTGGTAGGAAACTCTTTAAACCTTACCAAATCAGGCTAACGGCACTCCGGGAACGGCTTGAACAGATGCACCGGTTGTAA
- a CDS encoding RHS repeat-associated core domain-containing protein has translation MIKTTEIRNKVGAQRKSASGANHLGNNRLSFMRNAGTVAIVKETNYYPFGLTQKGYNNLTTSLGSAAAKKYLYNGKELQEDFGLEWYDYGARFYDASLGRWFVPDPMAEKAPSWTPYRYAFNNPVNITDPDGMFEDWVEKTLTDGTKKVEWDKNVTSSDDPDLKSGDKYWGKTGYGVEGTGEDEKLVYYGSNGQKKGASIGLNEVEVTSKMTDYQRTLYAGNKLGIYKIQQDFLENPITQAAFNTLLFVAIGGVEGVMSLRSAGVKVFAATSTSVKEAAGATAEKAVGTLAGKALKITKGAQDAPYVVGTFLNNTKTGQWISAFVEANAPVGTVSAAQTTAGKKAGAEIVSKTIELLESGKNKRQYQSRNKKEK, from the coding sequence ATGATAAAAACAACGGAAATCCGGAACAAAGTTGGAGCGCAGCGGAAATCCGCCTCCGGCGCGAATCACCTCGGCAACAACCGCCTGAGTTTCATGCGCAATGCCGGCACGGTAGCCATTGTAAAGGAAACCAATTACTATCCCTTCGGCCTCACACAAAAAGGCTACAACAACCTCACCACCTCTTTGGGCAGTGCCGCAGCGAAGAAATATCTGTATAACGGCAAAGAACTACAAGAGGACTTTGGGTTGGAGTGGTACGATTACGGGGCACGGTTTTATGATGCCAGTTTGGGGAGGTGGTTTGTGCCTGACCCGATGGCGGAGAAAGCACCAAGCTGGACCCCTTACAGATATGCTTTTAACAACCCTGTGAATATTACTGATCCGGATGGTATGTTTGAGGACTGGGTTGAGAAAACCCTTACAGATGGGACTAAAAAAGTTGAATGGGATAAAAATGTGACAAGTTCTGATGATCCCGATTTAAAATCTGGCGATAAATACTGGGGAAAGACAGGCTATGGGGTAGAAGGAACGGGAGAGGACGAGAAACTTGTGTATTATGGATCTAATGGACAAAAAAAGGGTGCAAGTATTGGCTTAAATGAAGTTGAAGTTACCAGTAAAATGACAGATTATCAGAGAACATTATATGCAGGAAATAAATTAGGTATTTATAAAATACAACAAGATTTTCTCGAAAATCCAATTACACAAGCTGCTTTTAATACTTTGTTGTTTGTTGCAATTGGTGGTGTTGAGGGCGTTATGTCTTTGAGAAGTGCAGGGGTAAAGGTGTTTGCTGCTACCAGCACTTCTGTAAAAGAGGCTGCCGGGGCAACAGCAGAAAAAGCAGTTGGAACATTAGCAGGGAAAGCTCTTAAAATAACAAAAGGAGCTCAAGATGCACCTTATGTTGTCGGGACATTTTTAAATAATACAAAAACAGGTCAATGGATTTCTGCATTTGTAGAGGCAAATGCCCCAGTTGGCACTGTTTCTGCAGCACAGACGACTGCAGGTAAAAAAGCAGGTGCAGAAATTGTTAGCAAAACCATAGAACTATTAGAATCGGGAAAAAACAAACGGCAATATCAAAGCAGAAATAAAAAAGAGAAATAA
- a CDS encoding RHS repeat-associated core domain-containing protein, giving the protein MKTRYPFFGLTHKGYNNLTTSLGSAGAKKYKYNGKELQDELNLGAYDFGARFYYPDVPFFWRDPMADERAWVSPYNFVQGNPISRVDPDGMLDGDYYGRDGRYLGTDGKDDNKVYVADNVTKNDKGIVTNATNSQELSINHSEYQVISNIIKQESGSTDREEFLWLAHTANNEAKRRGSNMYDLLNTGYSSVGDKTELSTSDNSLRARYARAAVNNVLLGNPDPTGGATQWDGIDFIMKGTNHPKFRQYTSIFIPLNTLFSHISKVVSSKFYHNGFIRYNGRDYSTPSIDFFKPYNLFSFGFYKENAVDYRLPKLEATGAKGLSIFWKKTF; this is encoded by the coding sequence ATGAAAACCCGTTATCCATTTTTCGGCCTCACCCACAAAGGCTACAACAACCTCACCACCTCTTTGGGAAGTGCCGGAGCAAAGAAATATAAATACAACGGAAAAGAACTGCAAGATGAGTTAAATTTAGGTGCATACGACTTCGGCGCCCGCTTCTATTATCCCGATGTTCCTTTCTTTTGGAGAGACCCTATGGCTGATGAACGAGCTTGGGTATCACCTTATAACTTTGTGCAGGGAAATCCAATAAGTAGAGTTGATCCTGACGGAATGTTAGATGGCGATTATTATGGACGAGACGGGAGATATTTAGGAACTGACGGTAAAGATGATAATAAAGTATACGTTGCCGATAATGTTACAAAAAACGATAAAGGTATTGTAACTAATGCTACAAATTCACAAGAATTATCTATTAATCATTCAGAATATCAAGTAATTTCAAATATTATCAAGCAAGAAAGTGGTTCAACAGATAGAGAAGAATTTTTATGGCTTGCTCATACTGCAAACAACGAAGCAAAAAGGAGAGGAAGTAATATGTATGATTTATTAAATACTGGATATTCATCTGTTGGTGACAAAACAGAACTTTCAACATCTGATAATAGTTTAAGAGCTAGATATGCAAGAGCTGCCGTTAACAATGTTTTATTAGGAAATCCTGATCCAACTGGTGGAGCAACTCAATGGGATGGTATTGATTTTATAATGAAAGGGACAAATCACCCAAAATTCAGACAATATACTTCAATTTTTATTCCTTTAAATACTTTATTTAGTCACATAAGTAAAGTAGTTAGTAGTAAATTTTATCATAATGGTTTCATAAGATATAATGGCAGGGATTATTCCACGCCTTCTATTGACTTTTTTAAACCATATAATTTGTTTTCTTTTGGATTTTACAAGGAAAATGCCGTTGATTATCGACTACCTAAATTAGAAGCAACTGGCGCCAAGGGATTATCTATATTTTGGAAAAAAACATTTTAA